CCGCAGAACGTCTGGCTCAGCTCTCGACGTGACTTGGGCAACACCTTAGCGAAGCCAAAGTCAGTCAGCTTCAGGTTGAAGCCCTGCAACAAGGCGTTCTCACACTTGAGGTCCCGGTGGGCCACACCACAGCCATGGCAGTAGCGGATGGCCTCGACCATTTGACGGAAGAGGGCCTTGGCCCGGCTCTCGGGAAGTGGCCCCCCATTCAGCACACAGTCAAAGACGTCCCCGCCTTCAGCCAGCTCCATCACCAGGTAGATTTTCCCGTCAGCAGACTCCAGCATCTCATACACCTGGATGATGTTCTTGTGGTCCAGGGTACGGACAATCTGGAGCTCCCGAGGCAGGAATCTCTGGATAAATTCTGAGGAAACGAGAAAAGAGATGGGATCTCAAGTCCAGGAGGGCATAACCCTTCACTCCTGTCCCCTCCTTCCAGTTTCTCCGCCCAGCATGTCTGGGTCTTGTGCCTTGGTTCCCATTAACAGTCTTAAATGTCTAGCTACTTGGACGTTGCAAAGAATGTTCACTGCTATTATTTTTGTAGTTAATATATTATTCAAAGGAACTACTCCAGGCCATCCTCAAGGACTGTTGTGAGCCGCCTGTGAGACCATGGATATCAAAGTGCTTTGGggatttttagaaaaaaacactGAATCTCAGTTATGAGGCCTGATTTGCCATCTCCTCACACCCCTGCCTCCTGACCCACGGTTCTTCCCATGAGCCCGGTCTTCCTTTTTCCCATCCCTAACTGCATTGGCAACAGCTCCTGCCCTCCACCAGCCCAGGCCAtggtctctctgcctgtctctgtccccctcctaGAACAGGGAAGGCCGGCAGGCTGGGCTTCTGGTTCTAAGGACCCTTCACTAACTGCCACTTAAATTTTGGGTTTCGGAGGGTGTGATGTTCCTGGACTCACAGCATCCTTTTGTTCCCTGCTGACCTCCACCAGAGCCACAAACTCTTGGGATTCCTTGGTTGCAGACTAAAGGGGAGGTGGGGATGTTCCTTCCCACTGGTGGAAGTGTCCACCCACCTCAACCAGCCCTCCCTTTCTCCAAAGGGGCCCCAGCTCACCTTCCGGCCCTCCCATCTTGTCTATAATTTTAATTGCCacttttgtttggtgttttttggAAAATGCTTCTTTGACTTTTGAGTAGG
Above is a window of Panthera uncia isolate 11264 chromosome C1 unlocalized genomic scaffold, Puncia_PCG_1.0 HiC_scaffold_4, whole genome shotgun sequence DNA encoding:
- the TSSK3 gene encoding testis-specific serine/threonine-protein kinase 3 isoform X2 gives rise to the protein MVRTEFIQRFLPRELQIVRTLDHKNIIQVYEMLESADGKIYLVMELAEGGDVFDCVLNGGPLPESRAKALFRQMVEAIRYCHGCGVAHRDLKCENALLQGFNLKLTDFGFAKVLPKSRRELSQTFCGSTAYAAPEVLQGIPHDSKKGDVWSMGVVLYVMLCASLPFDDTDIPKMLWQQQKGVSFPTHLGISAECQDLLKRLLEPDMILRPSIEEVSWHPWLAST
- the TSSK3 gene encoding testis-specific serine/threonine-protein kinase 3 isoform X1; its protein translation is MEDFLLSNGYQLGKTIGEGTYSKVKEAFSKKHQTKVAIKIIDKMGGPEEFIQRFLPRELQIVRTLDHKNIIQVYEMLESADGKIYLVMELAEGGDVFDCVLNGGPLPESRAKALFRQMVEAIRYCHGCGVAHRDLKCENALLQGFNLKLTDFGFAKVLPKSRRELSQTFCGSTAYAAPEVLQGIPHDSKKGDVWSMGVVLYVMLCASLPFDDTDIPKMLWQQQKGVSFPTHLGISAECQDLLKRLLEPDMILRPSIEEVSWHPWLAST